A single window of Senegalia massiliensis DNA harbors:
- a CDS encoding YraN family protein, with the protein MKKHNKIKGNIGEEKAIKYLINKNYKILEKNFTTKIGEIDIIAKDNDIVVFIEVKSRLNSKYGSPYEAVNFKKQRKIINTAKLYSKYNKLYDTQFRFDILEYYINENKINHIINAFWT; encoded by the coding sequence ATGAAAAAACATAATAAAATTAAAGGGAATATTGGGGAAGAAAAAGCAATTAAATATCTTATAAATAAAAACTACAAAATTTTAGAAAAAAATTTTACTACAAAAATAGGTGAAATAGATATAATCGCAAAGGATAATGATATAGTAGTTTTTATAGAAGTTAAATCTAGATTAAATTCAAAATATGGAAGTCCTTATGAAGCGGTTAATTTTAAAAAGCAAAGAAAAATAATAAATACTGCAAAGTTATATAGCAAGTATAATAAATTGTATGATACTCAATTTAGATTTGATATATTAGAATACTATATAAATGAAAATAAAATAAATCATATAATAAATGCTTTTTGGACTTAA
- the dpsA gene encoding dipicolinate synthase subunit DpsA, with product MFNKNISIIGGDKRSIELIKLISKKNTVKIYGFDKYDKKLDIKESKTLEEAIKESDIIICPLPFHKENKYIYSPFSSEKIEINSLLKLIDKKQILFGGKFNSEFIKECKTKNINIVDYFDREELKILNAIPTTEGAIAIAINNLPITIHNSNTLILGYGRIGKILSKILYSFGANTNVVTRNKSDIAWINANGYNAIDIKNLNENLSNIDIIFNTIPNTILKENQLIKLNKNTLIIDIASYPGGIDFEKAKELDLNVKWALGIPGKVAPTTAGKIIHDTIYNIISEMEDF from the coding sequence ATGTTTAATAAAAATATTTCTATAATAGGTGGAGATAAAAGAAGTATAGAATTAATCAAATTAATTAGTAAAAAAAATACAGTTAAAATTTACGGGTTTGATAAATATGATAAAAAGCTAGATATAAAAGAAAGTAAAACATTAGAAGAAGCTATAAAAGAATCAGATATAATAATTTGTCCTTTACCTTTTCATAAAGAGAACAAGTATATTTATTCACCTTTTTCAAGTGAAAAAATTGAAATTAACTCCCTATTAAAACTTATAGACAAAAAACAAATATTATTTGGAGGAAAATTTAATAGTGAATTTATTAAAGAATGTAAAACTAAAAATATAAATATTGTTGATTATTTTGATAGAGAAGAGCTAAAAATACTGAATGCAATTCCAACTACTGAAGGCGCTATTGCTATTGCTATTAATAACTTACCTATAACTATACATAATTCTAATACGCTAATATTAGGTTACGGTAGAATAGGTAAAATATTATCTAAAATCCTATATAGTTTTGGAGCCAATACAAATGTAGTTACACGTAATAAATCTGATATAGCTTGGATTAATGCAAATGGTTACAATGCTATAGATATTAAAAACTTAAATGAAAATCTATCAAATATAGATATTATATTTAATACTATTCCTAATACTATATTAAAAGAAAATCAATTAATTAAATTAAATAAAAATACTTTAATCATTGATATTGCATCCTATCCAGGTGGTATAGATTTTGAAAAAGCTAAAGAGTTAGATTTAAATGTTAAGTGGGCTTTAGGAATACCTGGAAAAGTGGCTCCAACTACTGCAGGAAAGATTATACATGATACTATTTACAATATTATTTCTGAAATGGAGGATTTCTAA
- the ffh gene encoding signal recognition particle protein, with product MVFESLGEKLQKTLGKLKGKGKLNEKDVKAAMREVKLALLEADVNFKVVKNFVNKVKERAVGHEVMESLTPGQQVIKIVNEELTNLMGEKESKINFADNPPTVIMLCGLQGAGKTTLSGKLGNLLKKKGKNPLLVACDIYRPAAIKQLQVVGEQAKIPVFTMGDKQDPVNIAKAGLEHANKNGNDLVIIDTAGRLHIDEGLMDELGNIKENINPNEILLVVDAMTGQDAVSVAESFNDKLNIDGVVLTKLDGDARGGAALSIRAVTGKPLKFVGMGEKLDDLEPFHPDRMASRILGMGDVLSLIEKAQANIDQKKAMELESKLRNQQFTFDDFLDQLEQMKNMGPLSQILEMIPGMNKKQMKNLNVDDKELVKIEAIIKSMTKNERTDPSIINGSRRKRIANGSGTNIQDVNRLLKQFKETRKMMKKFSSMEKSMKKRGSMNLPFFK from the coding sequence ATGGTTTTTGAAAGTTTAGGTGAAAAGCTTCAAAAAACTCTTGGAAAATTAAAAGGAAAAGGAAAATTAAATGAAAAAGATGTAAAAGCAGCAATGAGAGAAGTAAAATTAGCACTTCTCGAAGCAGATGTTAACTTTAAAGTTGTAAAGAATTTTGTAAACAAAGTTAAAGAAAGAGCTGTAGGACATGAAGTTATGGAAAGTCTTACTCCTGGTCAACAAGTTATTAAAATTGTAAATGAAGAACTTACAAATTTAATGGGAGAAAAAGAAAGTAAAATAAATTTTGCTGACAATCCTCCTACTGTAATAATGCTTTGTGGTCTTCAAGGTGCTGGTAAGACAACATTGTCAGGTAAATTAGGAAATTTACTTAAAAAGAAAGGTAAAAATCCATTATTAGTAGCTTGTGATATATATAGACCTGCAGCAATAAAGCAACTTCAAGTTGTTGGTGAACAAGCTAAAATCCCAGTTTTTACTATGGGAGATAAACAAGACCCAGTAAATATAGCAAAAGCAGGATTAGAACATGCAAATAAAAATGGAAATGATTTAGTTATTATAGATACAGCTGGACGTCTTCACATAGATGAAGGATTAATGGATGAATTAGGAAATATAAAAGAAAATATAAATCCTAATGAAATATTACTTGTAGTAGATGCAATGACAGGACAAGATGCAGTTTCAGTTGCTGAGAGCTTTAACGACAAGTTAAATATTGATGGAGTAGTACTTACAAAACTTGATGGTGATGCAAGAGGAGGAGCAGCATTATCTATTAGAGCAGTAACTGGTAAACCTCTTAAATTTGTTGGTATGGGTGAGAAGTTAGATGACTTAGAACCATTTCATCCAGATAGAATGGCATCACGAATTCTTGGTATGGGAGATGTTTTATCACTTATAGAAAAGGCTCAAGCAAATATTGATCAAAAGAAAGCCATGGAACTTGAAAGCAAATTAAGAAATCAGCAATTTACTTTTGATGACTTTTTAGATCAATTAGAGCAAATGAAAAACATGGGACCATTAAGTCAAATTTTAGAAATGATTCCAGGTATGAATAAGAAGCAAATGAAGAATTTAAATGTAGATGATAAAGAATTAGTTAAAATAGAAGCTATAATTAAGTCAATGACAAAAAATGAAAGAACAGACCCATCCATTATTAATGGTAGTAGACGAAAAAGAATTGCAAATGGAAGTGGAACTAATATACAAGATGTAAATAGACTGTTAAAGCAATTCAAAGAAACTAGAAAGATGATGAAGAAGTTTTCTAGCATGGAAAAAAGCATGAAAAAAAGGGGAAGTATGAACTTGCCATTTTTCAAATAA
- the rpsP gene encoding 30S ribosomal protein S16, with amino-acid sequence MSVKIRLKRMGAKKRPFYRIVVADSRSPRDGRFIEEIGYYNPISEPKEVKIDDEKAVKWLSNGARPTDTVNSLFKNNGVLDKFEESKKA; translated from the coding sequence ATGTCAGTTAAAATAAGATTAAAAAGAATGGGAGCTAAAAAAAGACCTTTCTATAGAATTGTAGTTGCTGATTCTCGTTCTCCAAGAGATGGGAGATTTATTGAAGAAATTGGTTATTATAATCCTATTTCAGAACCTAAAGAAGTTAAAATAGATGATGAAAAAGCAGTTAAGTGGTTAAGTAATGGTGCGAGACCAACAGATACTGTAAATAGTCTTTTCAAAAACAATGGTGTTCTTGACAAGTTTGAAGAGTCCAAAAAAGCATAA
- the rimM gene encoding ribosome maturation factor RimM (Essential for efficient processing of 16S rRNA): protein MKNIKVGKIINTHGIRGELKVLPLTDDPKRFSDLKEIYIDDDSYYIQKVGYKKNFPIIKLKEYSNINDVLKFKEKYIYISEENLVDLEEDSYFIFQIKGLKVFTLEGLEVGIVKDVLTPGANDLYVVKSENKNKEYLIPAVKEFIKEIDLENKKIIINPIEGLLE from the coding sequence ATGAAAAATATAAAAGTTGGAAAAATTATTAATACTCATGGAATAAGAGGAGAATTAAAAGTTTTACCATTAACTGATGATCCTAAAAGGTTTAGTGATTTAAAAGAAATATATATTGATGATGATTCTTATTATATACAAAAAGTAGGCTATAAAAAGAACTTTCCTATAATAAAGCTAAAAGAGTATTCTAATATTAATGATGTTTTAAAATTTAAAGAGAAATATATATATATTTCTGAAGAAAATTTGGTTGATTTAGAAGAGGATAGTTATTTTATATTTCAAATAAAAGGTTTAAAAGTATTTACTTTAGAAGGGTTAGAAGTAGGTATTGTAAAAGATGTTTTAACACCTGGTGCAAATGATCTATATGTTGTGAAAAGTGAAAATAAGAATAAAGAATATCTTATACCAGCAGTAAAAGAATTTATCAAAGAAATTGATTTAGAAAATAAAAAGATTATTATAAATCCTATAGAGGGGTTATTGGAATGA
- the rplS gene encoding 50S ribosomal protein L19: MEIIKRIEQEQVNNELPKFNSGDTVQVHYKIKEGNRERVQVFEGTVIKRQGGSNRETFTVRRISYGVGVERTFPLHSPKIDKLVVTRRGKVRRSKLYYLRERTGKRAKVKEKRNY; the protein is encoded by the coding sequence ATGGAAATTATTAAAAGAATCGAACAAGAACAAGTTAATAATGAATTACCTAAATTTAATTCTGGAGATACAGTACAAGTACATTACAAAATTAAAGAAGGTAATAGAGAAAGAGTTCAGGTTTTTGAAGGTACTGTAATAAAGAGACAAGGCGGAAGTAATAGAGAAACTTTTACTGTAAGAAGAATTTCTTATGGTGTAGGTGTAGAAAGAACTTTCCCATTACATTCACCTAAGATTGACAAATTAGTAGTGACTAGAAGAGGTAAGGTAAGAAGATCTAAGTTATATTACTTAAGAGAAAGAACTGGTAAGAGAGCAAAAGTAAAAGAAAAAAGAAATTATTAA
- a CDS encoding aspartate-semialdehyde dehydrogenase: MKKFNVAIVGARGAVGKKVMELLVERNFPINKLKLLGSEKGTGIQIKFKDENLVTEEACKGAFEGLDIAFFCVDKEISEKLAPIAIDEGCIVIDNSSCFRMNKEVPLIIPEINPHDIDFHKGIIANPNCSTIQMLVALKPIHDIYNIKRIVVSTYQSVSGSGKKAIDELNDQVKDYIAGNNISNSIYPHQISFNAIPHIDDFIDNGYTKEEMKMVNETKKILDENIEVSATAVRIPVIKGHCESINIQTKKKIDPESVKELLSKFKGIKVLDDPLNNLYPIPITVEETDYVYVGRIRKDFTIKNGLNIWVVSDNLRKGAALNAIQIAELLIDRILKY; the protein is encoded by the coding sequence ATGAAAAAATTTAATGTAGCAATAGTGGGCGCCAGAGGAGCAGTAGGTAAGAAGGTTATGGAATTACTTGTAGAAAGAAACTTTCCTATAAATAAATTAAAATTATTAGGAAGCGAAAAAGGAACTGGAATTCAAATAAAGTTTAAAGATGAAAATTTAGTAACAGAAGAGGCCTGTAAAGGAGCATTTGAAGGTCTAGATATTGCATTTTTTTGCGTGGATAAGGAAATAAGTGAGAAATTAGCTCCTATAGCAATTGATGAAGGATGTATTGTTATTGATAATAGTAGTTGCTTTAGGATGAATAAAGAAGTACCATTAATTATTCCTGAAATTAATCCTCATGATATAGATTTTCATAAAGGAATAATAGCAAACCCAAATTGTTCTACAATACAGATGTTAGTTGCTTTAAAACCTATACATGATATCTATAATATTAAGCGTATAGTAGTTTCAACTTATCAATCTGTATCAGGTTCTGGAAAAAAAGCAATTGATGAATTAAATGACCAAGTAAAGGATTATATAGCTGGGAATAATATTTCTAATTCTATATATCCACATCAAATATCATTTAATGCTATACCTCATATAGATGATTTTATAGACAATGGATATACAAAAGAGGAAATGAAAATGGTTAATGAAACAAAAAAAATATTAGATGAAAATATTGAAGTTTCTGCAACTGCAGTTCGTATTCCTGTTATTAAAGGGCATTGTGAATCTATAAATATTCAAACTAAGAAAAAAATAGATCCAGAGTCTGTAAAAGAACTACTAAGTAAGTTTAAAGGAATTAAAGTTTTAGATGATCCTTTAAATAATTTGTATCCTATACCAATTACTGTAGAAGAAACAGATTATGTATATGTAGGAAGGATTAGAAAAGACTTTACTATTAAAAATGGACTTAACATTTGGGTAGTTTCAGATAACTTACGAAAAGGAGCAGCCCTTAATGCAATACAAATTGCGGAACTTCTAATAGACAGAATTCTAAAATATTAG
- a CDS encoding aspartate kinase, giving the protein MNIIVQKYGGTSLKDIYSKKSFLSHVKKCISNNNKLVIVVSAIGRKGDPYATDTLINQLEKINKNINPKIKDLIMSCGEIISASIISHLLETENIDCEVLTGYQAGILTDNNFTKSKIIDIDTTKIEKYLNKNKVVVVAGFQGKTKNNEIATLGRGGSDTTAVSLGAYLNAKRVDIFTDVDGVAFIDPNLIKNTKYIEKISYNNMYKLASNGACVVHPRAVMIGEKYNIPIRVCSIFSNNLGTLITNYNDNKMKKVIGIAVRNEDNKNFISILFNEEYKEEITRNICDYLNNNKVDKEELQVICDNEKITFIVENKNKDYHINNLYKIFAT; this is encoded by the coding sequence ATGAATATTATAGTGCAAAAATATGGAGGAACTTCACTTAAGGATATATATAGCAAAAAAAGCTTCTTATCCCATGTTAAAAAGTGTATTAGTAATAACAATAAATTAGTTATAGTAGTTTCAGCTATTGGTAGAAAAGGAGATCCATATGCTACAGATACACTTATTAATCAATTAGAAAAGATAAACAAAAATATTAATCCAAAAATAAAAGATTTAATTATGTCATGTGGTGAAATAATATCTGCTTCAATTATTAGTCATTTACTAGAAACTGAAAATATAGATTGTGAAGTGCTTACAGGTTATCAAGCAGGTATATTAACAGATAACAATTTTACAAAAAGTAAAATTATTGATATAGATACAACTAAAATTGAAAAATATTTAAATAAAAATAAAGTTGTAGTAGTAGCTGGATTTCAAGGTAAAACTAAAAACAATGAAATTGCAACCTTAGGAAGAGGTGGAAGCGATACTACTGCTGTATCTTTAGGAGCTTATTTAAATGCTAAAAGAGTTGATATATTTACTGATGTAGATGGAGTAGCTTTTATAGATCCTAATCTGATAAAAAACACAAAATATATTGAAAAAATATCATATAACAATATGTATAAACTAGCATCTAATGGTGCTTGTGTAGTTCATCCTAGAGCAGTTATGATAGGTGAAAAATACAATATTCCTATTAGAGTTTGTTCAATTTTTTCAAATAATTTAGGTACACTTATTACTAATTACAATGATAATAAGATGAAAAAAGTCATAGGTATTGCTGTAAGAAATGAAGATAATAAAAACTTTATATCTATATTATTCAATGAAGAATATAAGGAAGAAATAACTAGAAATATATGTGATTATTTAAATAATAATAAGGTAGACAAAGAAGAGTTACAAGTTATATGTGATAATGAAAAAATAACTTTTATAGTTGAAAATAAAAATAAAGATTATCATATTAATAATCTTTATAAAATATTTGCAACATAA
- a CDS encoding dipicolinate synthase subunit B gives MLLKNKKIGFAITGSFCNFQYVFPQIKKLSEEGADIYPIISNSVDIYDTRFGTSKEWKERLINITGKEIIKNIVEAEPVGPKLDLDLLIVAPATGNTAAKIANAITDTSVTMAVKAHLRNNKPVVLSIATNDGLGANLKNIGLLMNTKNIYFVPFSQDAPLKKPKSLVSHFDKIIPTIQEALKGNQIQPILL, from the coding sequence ATGTTATTAAAAAATAAAAAGATAGGTTTTGCAATCACAGGATCTTTTTGTAATTTTCAATATGTATTTCCACAAATAAAAAAATTATCAGAAGAAGGAGCAGATATATACCCAATTATTTCAAATTCAGTTGATATTTATGATACAAGGTTTGGTACTTCAAAAGAATGGAAAGAAAGACTTATAAATATTACAGGTAAGGAAATTATAAAAAATATAGTGGAGGCAGAACCAGTAGGACCAAAACTAGATTTAGATTTATTAATTGTTGCACCAGCTACAGGGAATACAGCAGCAAAAATTGCTAATGCAATAACTGATACTTCTGTTACAATGGCTGTAAAAGCACATTTAAGAAATAATAAACCTGTAGTACTATCTATAGCTACAAATGATGGATTAGGAGCTAATCTTAAGAACATTGGGCTTCTAATGAATACTAAAAATATATACTTTGTTCCATTTAGTCAAGATGCCCCTCTAAAAAAACCTAAATCATTAGTATCACATTTTGATAAGATTATACCTACTATTCAAGAAGCATTAAAAGGTAATCAAATACAGCCTATTTTATTATAA
- a CDS encoding EscU/YscU/HrcU family type III secretion system export apparatus switch protein, with protein MEKRNVAIAIKYRTDVDKAPRIIAKGKGVVATNIISQAEKSDVHINKDDNLANKLYNLEIGSEIPVEFYEAIASILAFVYEIDEKKGKNEKT; from the coding sequence ATGGAAAAAAGAAATGTAGCTATAGCAATTAAATATAGAACAGATGTAGATAAAGCGCCAAGAATTATTGCAAAAGGTAAAGGCGTTGTAGCAACAAATATAATTTCACAGGCAGAGAAATCAGATGTACATATAAATAAAGATGATAATTTAGCTAATAAGCTTTATAACTTAGAAATAGGTAGTGAAATACCTGTAGAGTTTTATGAAGCTATAGCGAGCATTTTGGCGTTTGTATATGAAATTGATGAAAAGAAGGGTAAAAATGAAAAAACATAA
- the dapA gene encoding 4-hydroxy-tetrahydrodipicolinate synthase, with protein MNWGRFITAMVTPFDENLNVNYDMAILLAKKLIKDENTSLVITGTTGEAPTLSDEEKIKLYEKIKENVNVPIIAGVGTNSTKKTIYNAKLAKDAGVDGLLIVTPYYNKPNQESLYSHFKKISSEVDLPIMLYNVPGRTGCNMLPETVKKLSEIDNIVALKEASGNINQISEIIKITSEDFKIYSGDDISFLPSMSVGTYGVVSVSSHIVGEEMNEMINAFINGDVIKSQNIHLKLLNIFKKLFITTNPIPVKAALNMIGINVGGVRLPLTNLGEHEEIIIKQELENLNII; from the coding sequence ATGAATTGGGGAAGATTTATTACAGCTATGGTTACACCATTTGATGAAAATTTAAATGTAAATTATGATATGGCAATATTGCTTGCTAAAAAATTAATTAAAGATGAAAATACATCATTGGTTATAACAGGTACAACAGGAGAAGCACCAACTCTTTCAGATGAAGAGAAGATTAAATTATACGAAAAAATAAAAGAGAATGTAAATGTTCCAATTATAGCAGGTGTTGGTACAAATTCTACTAAGAAAACTATTTATAATGCCAAACTAGCCAAAGATGCTGGAGTAGATGGATTATTAATTGTTACTCCATATTATAATAAACCAAATCAAGAGTCACTATATTCTCATTTTAAAAAAATATCTTCAGAAGTTGATCTACCTATAATGCTATATAATGTACCAGGTAGAACAGGTTGTAATATGTTACCTGAAACAGTAAAAAAACTATCTGAAATTGATAATATAGTTGCTTTAAAAGAGGCAAGTGGAAATATAAATCAAATATCTGAAATAATAAAAATTACTTCAGAAGATTTTAAAATTTATTCAGGAGATGATATTTCATTTCTTCCATCAATGTCTGTAGGGACATATGGAGTAGTAAGTGTTTCTTCACATATTGTTGGAGAAGAAATGAATGAGATGATAAACGCTTTTATTAACGGTGATGTTATTAAATCACAAAATATACATTTAAAACTGTTAAATATTTTCAAAAAATTATTTATAACAACAAATCCTATTCCAGTAAAAGCAGCATTAAATATGATAGGTATTAATGTAGGAGGAGTAAGATTACCATTAACTAATTTAGGAGAGCATGAAGAAATAATTATAAAACAAGAACTTGAAAATTTAAATATAATATAA
- the ylqF gene encoding ribosome biogenesis GTPase YlqF: MNINWFPGHMKKTRELIQTNLKLVDVVYEIIDSRIPLSSRNPEIDKLIGDKPRIVVMNKSDLSDANINKEWINYFKKKGINTLLIDAIKNKGISELVKQTEIVIKEKKERQLDRGIKNKPIRAMIVGVPNVGKSTLINSLSRRKSAKTGDKPGVTKGKQWIKLKGNIQLLDTPGILWPKFEDQEVAKNLAFTGAIKDEIMDIETLALNLVEKLIKIAPFKLEKRYDIETKEKSPLGVMEEIALKRGAILKGAEIDYTRVANIILDEFRSGTIGNITLERPS; encoded by the coding sequence ATGAATATAAATTGGTTTCCAGGACATATGAAAAAAACAAGAGAATTAATACAAACGAATTTGAAACTAGTAGATGTAGTATATGAAATCATAGATTCTAGAATACCATTGAGTAGTAGAAATCCTGAAATAGATAAATTAATTGGTGATAAACCTAGAATTGTGGTAATGAATAAATCGGATCTTAGTGATGCTAATATAAATAAAGAGTGGATAAATTATTTCAAGAAGAAGGGTATAAATACTTTATTAATAGATGCTATAAAAAATAAAGGTATTTCGGAACTTGTAAAACAGACAGAAATTGTTATAAAAGAAAAAAAAGAAAGACAATTAGATAGAGGTATTAAAAATAAACCTATAAGAGCTATGATAGTTGGTGTACCAAATGTAGGTAAGTCAACATTAATAAACTCTTTATCTCGTAGAAAAAGTGCTAAGACTGGAGATAAACCAGGTGTAACGAAAGGTAAACAATGGATTAAATTAAAAGGGAATATTCAATTATTAGATACTCCTGGAATATTATGGCCTAAATTTGAAGATCAAGAAGTTGCAAAAAATTTGGCATTTACTGGTGCTATTAAAGATGAAATAATGGATATAGAGACATTAGCTTTAAACTTAGTAGAAAAATTAATTAAAATAGCTCCATTTAAATTAGAAAAAAGATATGATATAGAGACAAAAGAAAAGTCTCCCCTTGGAGTTATGGAAGAAATAGCTCTAAAAAGAGGTGCAATATTAAAAGGAGCAGAAATTGATTATACTAGAGTAGCTAATATAATATTAGATGAATTTAGAAGTGGTACAATAGGGAATATTACACTCGAAAGACCAAGTTAA
- the trmD gene encoding tRNA (guanosine(37)-N1)-methyltransferase TrmD, whose amino-acid sequence MKIDVLTLFPNMFTSVLDESIIGRAKENNIVDINYIDIRSFSKNKHKKVDDYPYGGGPGMVMKPEPIYRAIQSVKEDKSRVIYLSPKGKVFNQGLANDFSKEEHLIFLCGHYEGIDNRIIDNYVTDIISIGDYVLTGGEIPAMAVIDSVVRLIPGVLNSEESFKDESHYNGLLEAPQYTRPREFKGKKVPDILLSGNHKKVDEWRRNESLKLTYKNRPDLLEKINLSEKEKNIIKNNE is encoded by the coding sequence ATGAAAATAGATGTATTAACTTTATTTCCAAATATGTTTACTTCTGTATTAGATGAGAGTATTATTGGAAGGGCTAAAGAAAACAATATAGTAGATATAAATTATATTGATATAAGATCTTTTTCTAAAAATAAACACAAAAAAGTAGATGATTATCCCTATGGTGGAGGCCCAGGTATGGTAATGAAACCAGAACCTATATATAGAGCTATTCAAAGTGTTAAAGAGGATAAGAGTAGAGTTATATATCTTTCTCCTAAAGGAAAGGTATTTAATCAAGGCTTAGCAAATGATTTTTCAAAAGAAGAACATTTAATCTTTTTATGTGGACATTATGAAGGTATAGATAATAGAATAATAGATAATTATGTGACTGATATAATTTCCATAGGGGATTATGTACTTACTGGTGGAGAGATACCAGCAATGGCAGTTATTGATTCCGTTGTAAGATTAATTCCTGGAGTATTAAATAGTGAAGAGTCATTTAAAGATGAATCTCATTATAATGGGTTATTAGAAGCACCTCAATATACTAGACCTAGAGAATTTAAAGGTAAGAAAGTACCAGATATCTTATTATCTGGTAATCATAAGAAAGTTGATGAGTGGAGAAGAAATGAATCTTTAAAGCTAACATATAAAAATAGACCTGATTTATTAGAAAAAATAAATTTATCAGAAAAAGAAAAAAACATAATAAAAAATAATGAATAA
- a CDS encoding ribonuclease HII, producing MLKIETEIWNEGYEYIACIDEVGRGCLAGDVVACAVIMPRDLIIEGVKDSKKVTPKNREKLYDIIHENAIAVGIGAVDNETIDKINIKKSTHLAMKKAIENLKTKDGNYIKPHMLLIDAEKLDIDIEQRSIIKGDSKCHGIAAASIIAKVYRDRILIDLANKYSGYAFEKNKGYGTKEHREALKKIGPTPIHRMTFLKNIL from the coding sequence ATGTTAAAAATAGAAACAGAAATATGGAATGAAGGTTATGAATATATAGCTTGTATTGATGAAGTTGGAAGGGGATGTCTTGCAGGTGATGTAGTAGCATGTGCTGTAATAATGCCTAGAGACTTAATTATAGAAGGAGTAAAGGATTCTAAAAAGGTTACTCCTAAAAATAGAGAGAAATTATATGACATAATACATGAAAATGCAATTGCAGTAGGAATTGGTGCAGTAGATAATGAGACAATAGATAAAATAAATATTAAAAAAAGTACTCATTTGGCTATGAAAAAGGCTATAGAAAATTTAAAGACAAAAGATGGTAACTATATAAAGCCCCATATGTTACTTATAGATGCAGAAAAACTTGATATAGATATTGAACAAAGAAGTATTATAAAAGGAGATTCCAAATGTCATGGTATTGCTGCAGCATCTATTATTGCTAAAGTATATAGAGACAGAATATTAATTGATTTAGCTAATAAATATTCTGGTTATGCATTTGAAAAAAATAAGGGCTATGGGACAAAAGAGCATAGAGAGGCTTTGAAAAAAATAGGTCCTACTCCTATCCATAGAATGACTTTTTTAAAAAATATTTTATGA
- the ylxM gene encoding YlxM family DNA-binding protein has product MFEKIVEIGLLFDFYGKLLSSRQFQAIELYYIHDLTLTEIGEQLEISRQGAYDLVKRAESVLYKYEDTLGLVKRFEINRKKAEELNYLLYKLKNNSDIINSENKEIFEDINGIVKQLLVTQEVK; this is encoded by the coding sequence ATGTTTGAAAAGATAGTGGAGATAGGTTTATTATTTGATTTTTATGGGAAACTTTTAAGCTCTAGACAATTTCAAGCAATTGAATTATATTATATACATGATTTAACATTGACCGAAATTGGAGAACAATTAGAAATTAGTAGGCAGGGAGCATATGATTTAGTAAAAAGAGCAGAGTCTGTACTGTATAAATATGAAGATACATTAGGTTTAGTAAAAAGATTTGAGATTAATAGAAAAAAAGCAGAAGAATTAAATTATTTATTATATAAACTAAAAAACAACTCAGATATCATAAATAGTGAAAATAAAGAAATATTTGAAGATATAAATGGTATTGTTAAACAATTACTTGTAACTCAGGAGGTGAAATAA
- a CDS encoding KH domain-containing protein, translated as MKDLVEMIAKSLVDDPDSVEVNEVEGSQSVIIEVKVAPDDMGKIIGKQGRIAKAIRTVVKAAAIKENKRVVVEII; from the coding sequence GTGAAAGATTTAGTAGAAATGATTGCAAAATCACTTGTAGATGATCCAGATTCAGTAGAAGTAAATGAAGTTGAAGGATCACAATCAGTTATTATTGAAGTGAAGGTAGCCCCAGATGATATGGGCAAAATAATTGGAAAACAAGGTAGAATAGCTAAAGCTATAAGAACTGTTGTAAAAGCAGCTGCTATAAAAGAAAATAAAAGAGTAGTTGTAGAGATTATATAA